The proteins below come from a single Acanthopagrus latus isolate v.2019 chromosome 4, fAcaLat1.1, whole genome shotgun sequence genomic window:
- the strc1 gene encoding stereocilin translates to MSAGITCDVQRVYSQLKFIQRQTDQTPDEAAQLEEDIHKVIDQIQSLSGGSEDKRSFSASTPAEDFDLHAYYNAMGNVYALFQPLLREGFVDDLPRTVICILSGRQDCGLVAELTKTVSLEVVRPLLMFVSSLRSQTCSSLNGDGDSSSFLRAYLRTGESTSAAFSGLQEMFINILSSLPLSGNLLNVVSRLVDSAVTYVSKFMASFLQVPMDYIKIALQFGIRIPSLDGREDCEQGDLKQLIMWGVNHNVSWSFGPSIIDILLEIFLAPEQPLCTYPGPECQTPTIPFQRSLSEDTDNDHDVMLKCDRNNLARFNDTLCANMGSGAGRSPSVHTLCEALKSLSPNQIEQVWSNMCYVIQALVSPLLSRSPDCSVGLTHPSPAVPPPSENLLHRAAREASNLKQLACNYNTWLEEQAVDAVLVSLCSDNEREEFVKQVCNNALLMRRLLSDKMNSWLYGYCGNSSVDPGYMVSQFCIYEQWIDQPSVPVDPALLEFCMSLDSPRLNKLICEHTGFFILLFSNPENLRFMPNCTVFPPPAPLPDMDSSMLESCRYSEWHDVTQITTDVLTQCVRLDNSGFTQEVCSNKTFLNALLGNQANAWLDNHCNSSLSLLPSEPTQPFSITDWCDYHTWGERQVDSSVIGLCWQSDQLAFQKNVCCKASVFEKLLQDPQNKWLTSVCTDIKEIEETAMLPQVCKYSEWTRPIIVDMTELALCAENDPLNFTTKVCTNDTVLQNLLANQDNTWLIQHCANHSDPGVSPGGDEGEGGGLTGFNPAEQCQYSSWTISVPDAALLTLCWEQDQTNFIYSICPNAGLLFLLSQEPSSKWVGSTCNTYTNYTTTTNNNSSSTTADPDACLARDLVKRFNWSCSADLTRACQPGASQNMALQMMVRCWVESLRSRVEDLLSPPVTTVLEQAVSTTVVILLALEEVQNTSLHVTENIRLSVLTTVVQYLDRETNFDKKRVLLQCFGRVLTSLMQTARDVTSDEFFVIKEYFNIPLSNLKSVLSPAHITTVRLILQYYSRNKDSLQLPKQYLSTMVSVLFQTHLAKDGSLFPELAPLLAAATPSDIQALPSLQNNVNVRDTINRNLRHMTLDQRQAFGSWFSKALPPSDIIRGHQSLIRDTGNLIAYLPFHNFQHLSPAQLLDGLDVLQRNTLTSLKQEFIAHSVIGIYRNLTAQDFTRLGAISCLADPEDLLVYKDTEAFRVIRDIVMNCTREGLSLPSSLFSSLLLNNTELKIPSSLSPGRLAEFAPLLPALGVPFLQDLTPSQLLDALPALSSVSFSPAQAAVIVDKMSSINSLTAPGQLQELGPLIVGMKTETLLSLTSDRLLSSLPAMAQHMPSHCSPQANAVSTKLWGFPEVVGWLDEVEPLLYCTPLLSVKPRTRPLVNITAAFTKPWNTQQAKAIFKEVLDAKPNLITQDFLSLGTVGQGMSCQVLQERLRADSSLSSVRRIVAFLRQQPRPLHTSLKNCVIEELYQFEFFPDLLKDLGAEIALSMPVSTIKKFPTDTMNTLRKVIISDQFLMLSRTKQELLVDKMVQRMGMYTGVFTEEEFRSLGMMAPFVVDEVFIQLDRRFFINNLDFLRGLCYSSTKMDIVARILEEPAVFGPVKNWNQTTLSQVDRFLFFLPNNRLQEISLALMTVGRIEKLFISQRRWERGDVGIHCSDESERRRIFEKQQFVLQFFLGFLKIHPTSPTPMIPTCEILHTTAPSAWTSSSLTSMSSSAFTNCLELMGRDPFFASYQRSQVLSRVKQIYGPVSSFSQSVISQLGGIATQLSLEELSSLRLTERRSVAALGSVSSWSNRQLAALFTTILNSTKLSVSQFDSSMLEAMGHIVCGAKTTEIRLFNAVEFSKAVLWLGQLRLSCSEEQLLVLVELLTHSLAFGPISSWGTDVFIEIGVLAAGLPDMAMSALVKAQIEGITPEAISMIPPDKFAVVFHQRQISMFSYEQAAAVTKAQLAAMTELQRRALAMVLTPWEDRLADFRGRSLGLALSHSPLCLFLGLLMLLIVLPCPDLICPGT, encoded by the exons atGTCTGCAGGGATCACATGCGATGTCCAGCGAGTGTATTCACAACTTAAGTTCATCCAGAGACAGACTGACCAGACTCCTGATGAGGCCGCACAGCTGGAGGAAGACATTCACAAAGTTATTGATCAAATCCAGTCTTTGTCCGGTGGAAGTGAGGATAAACGCAGCTTCAGCGCCTCGACTCCAGCAGAGGACTTTGACTTACACGCATATTACAATGCCATGGGTAACGTGTACGCTCTCTTTCAACCACTGCTGAGAGAAGGATTTGTAGATGACCTCCCCAGAACTGTCATCTGTATTCTGTCTGGGAGGCAGGACTGTGGACTGGTGGCAGAACTGACAAAGACCGTGTCTCTGGAGGTGGTCCGGCCgctgctgatgtttgtgtcGTCCCTGAGATCCCAGACGTGCTCTTCCCTGAACGGAGACGGAGactccagcagcttcctcagGGCCTACCTCAGGACGGGAGAATCAACGTCAGCAGCGTTTAGTGGTCTTCAGGAGATGTTCATAAATATACTGTCCAGTCTCCCCCTCTCTGGGAACTTGCTGAACGTCGTCAGCCGCCTCGTGGACTCGGCTGTGACGTACGTCTCAAAGTTCATGGCATCGTTCCTCCAAGTGCCGATGGACTACATCAAAATAGCTTTACAGTTTGGAATCAGAATACCATCTTTAGATGGAAGAGAGGACTGTGAGCAAG GAGATCTCAAGCAGCTCATTATGTG GGGGGTGAACCACAATGTGAGCTGGTCCTTTGGTCCCTCCATCATTGACATCCTTCTTGAAATCTTCCTGGCACCTGAACAGCCTCTGTGCACATATCCGGGGCCGGAGTGCCAGACTCCCACCATCCCTTTCCAACGCAGCCTCTCGGAGGACACTGATAACGACCACGACGTCATGCTAAAGTGTGATCGCAACAACCTGGCCAGGTTCAACGACACACTGTGTGCGAACATGGGTTCAGGAGCCGGGCGCTCACCGTCTGTGCACACTCTTTGCGAGGCGCTAAAGTCCCTCAGCCCGAACCAGATAGAGCAGGTGTGGAGCAACATGTGTTATGTTATTCAAGCACTGGTGTCTCCACTCCTCAGCAGGTCACCCGACTGCAGTGTTGGGCTCACACATCCTTCCCCGGCCGTCCCCCCTCCCTCTGAGAACCTCCTTCATCGAGCAGCCAGAGAAGCCTCCAACCTCAAACAGCTCGCCTGCAATTACAACACCTGGTTAGAAGAGCAGGCAGTGGACGCTGTCCTCGTGTCGCTGTGCAGCGACAATGAGCGTGAGGAGTTTGTGAAGCAGGTGTGTAACAATGCTTTATTGATGAGGAGGCTGCTGTCTGATAAGATGAACAGCTGGCTGTATGGATACTGTGGGAACTCCTCCGTAGACCCTGGTTACATGGTGAGCCAGTTCTGCATCTATGAGCAGTGGATTGACCAGCCATCAGTCCCCGTAGACCCCGCCTTACTGGAGTTCTGCATGAGTCTGGACAGCCCTCGACTGAACAAGCTCATCTGTGAGCACACTGGATTCTTCATTCTTTTATTCTCCAACCCTGAAAATTTGAGGTTCATGCCTAACTGCACAGTCTTTCCCCCTCCAGCACCACTCCCCGACATGGACTCATCTATGTTAGAGTCTTGTCGTTACTCAGAGTGGCACGACGTGACACAGATCACCACGGACGTTTTGACTCAGTGCGTCCGCCTCGATAACAGCGGTTTCACTCAAGAGGTTTGTTCTAACAAAACCTTTCTGAATGCTCTGCTGGGTAACCAGGCAAACGCCTGGCTCGACAATCACTGCAACTCCTCTCTCAGCCTCTTGCCCTCTGAGCCCACGCAGCCCTTCAGCATCACAGACTGGTGTGACTACCACACGTGGGGGGAACGGCAGGTGGACAGTTCAGTGATCGGCCTCTGCTGGCAGTCCGATCAGCTCGCGTTCCAGAAGAACGTCTGCTGCAAAGCGTCTGTGTTTGAAAAACTGTTGCAAGACCCTCAAAACAAATGGCTGACGTCAGTCTGCACGGACATTAAAGAAATAGAGGAAACAGCCATGTTACCTCAG GTGTGTAAGTACTCTGAGTGGACCCGTCCCATCATCGTGGACATGACTGAACTGGCTCTCTGCGCTGAGAATGACCCACTTAACTTTACCACCAAAGTCTGCACCAATGATACCGTCCTCCAGAACCTGTTGGCCAATCAGGACAACACCTGGTTAATACAGCACTGTGCCAACCATTCAGATCCAGGGGTATCTCCTGGCGGagatgagggagaaggaggaggcttGACTGGGTTCAACCCTGCTGAGCAGTGCCAGTACTCCAGCTGGACCATCTCTGTCCCAGACGCAGCCCTGCTGACCCTCTGCTGGGAGCAAGACCAGACCAATTTCATCTACTCTATCTGCCCCAACGCTGGTCTTCTCTTTTTGCTATCCCAGGAGCCATCTAGTAAGTGGGTGGGCAGCACGTGTAACACCTACACCAACTACACCACCACtactaacaacaacagcagcagcaccactgcAGATCCAGATGCGTGCCTGGCCAGAGACCTGGTGAAGCGTTTCAACTGGTCCTGCTCAGCTGACCTCACCCGTGCCTGCCAGCCCGGGGCCAGTCAGAACATGGCCCTGCAGATGATGGTGCGCTGCTGGGTGGAGAGTCTAAGGTCCAGGGTCGAGGATCTGCTGTCTCCACCTGTGACCACAGTGTTGGAGCAGGCGGTCAGCACCACTGTGGTGATCCTGTTGGCCCTGGAGGAGGTCCAGAACACCTCGCTGCACGTCACCGAGAACATCAGGCTGAGTGTGTTGACCACTGTCGTCCAGTATCTCGATAGGGAGACCAACTTTGACAAAAAGAGGGTCCTGCTGCAGTGCTTTGGG AGAGTCTTAACCAGCTTGATGCAGACAGCGAGAGACGTGACCAGCGATGAATTCTTCGTCATCAAG GAGTACTTCAATATACCGCTGAGCAACCTGAAGTCAGTGCTCAGTCCAGCTCACATCACCACCGTCAGACTCATCCTTCAGTATTACAGCAGGAACAAGGACAGTCTGCAG CTGCCCAAACAGTACCTGTCCACCATGGTGTCAGTGCTGTTCCAGACCCACCTGGCGAAGGATGGCAGTCTCTTCCCGGAGCTGGCTCCTCTGCTGGCTGCGGCCACACCAAGTGACATCCAAGCTCTGCCCTCGCTGCAGaacaatgtaaatgt GAGGGACACCATCAACAGAAACTTGCGGCACATGACTCTGGACCAGCGGCAGGCGTTCGGCTCGTGGTTCAGCAAAGCTCTGCCCCCGTCCGACATCATCAGAGGTCATCAATCACTCATAAGGGACACTGGAAACCTGATTGCCTACCTGCCCTTCCACAACTTCCAGCACctctcacctgctcag CTGTTGGACGGGCTGGATGTGTTGCAGAGAAACACCCTCACTTCTCTCAAGCAGGAGTTCATCGCTCACAGCGTCATCGGCATCTACAGAAACCTGACGGCTCAGGACTTTACCAG GCTGGGTGCTATCTCGTGCCTGGCAGACCCAGAGGACCTGCTCGTGTACAAAGACACCGAGGCGTTCAGAGTCATCAGGGACATCGTCATGAACTGCACACGAGAGGGACTGAGTCTGCCCAGCAGTCTG TTTTCCAGTTTGCTACTGAACAACACAGAGTTGAAGATCCCCTCCTCGCTCAGTCCTGGTCGCCTGGCAGAGTTCGCCCCCCTCCTGCCTGCGCTGGGTGTGCCTTTCCTGCAGGATCTCACGCCATCGCAGCTGCTCGATGCCCTCCCGGCGCTCAGCTCTGTTTCATTCAGCCCTGCACAG GCCGCCGTGATTGTCGACAAGATGTCCTCGATTAACTCT CTGACCGCTCCAGGCCAGCTGCAGGAGCTCGGCCCCCTCATAGTGGGAATGAAGACGGAGACCTTGTTGTCGCTGACCTCTGACAGGCTGCTGTCGTCCCTGCCTGCCATGGCCCAACACATGCCTAGCCACTGCTCGCCACAAGCCAACGCTGTCTCCACCAAATTATgg GGCTTCCCAGAAGTGGTTGGCTGGCTGGATGAAGTGGAGCCTTTGCTCTACTGCACACCTCTGCTCAGCGTCAAGCCCAGGACTCGTCCGCTTGTGAACATCACTGCTGCATTTACGAAACCCTGGAACACTCAGCAG GCTAAAGCAATTTTCAAAGAGGTTCTTGATGCTAAACCAAACTTAATCACCCAAGATTTTCT GAGTCTGGGAACTGTTGGTCAGGGCATGAGCTGCCAAGTGTTGCAGGAACGTCTTCGGGCAGACTCATCGCTTTCCTCAGTGAGAAGAATCGTGGCCTTCCTCAGACAGCAGCCTCGTCCTCTTCACACCTCACTG aaaaactgtgtgatCGAGGAGCTGTATCAGTTTGAGTTCTTCCCTGACCTGCTCAAAGATCTCGGGGCTGAGATCGCCCTCTCCATGCC GGTGAGCACCATTAAGAAGTTTCCAACAGATACGATGAACACTCTGAGGAAGGTAATCATTTCGGACCAGTTTCTCATGCTGTCCAGAACAAaacaggagctgctggtggacaAAATGGTGCAGAGGATG ggtaTGTATACAGGGGTGTTCACCGAGGAGGAGTTTCGCTCACTGGGCATGATGGCGCCGTTTGTGGTGGATGAGGTTTTCATTCAGCTGGACCGCCGCTTCTTCATCAACAACCTGGACTTCCTGCGGGGGCTCTGCTACAGCAGCACGAAGATGGACATCGTGGCTCGCATCCTAGAAGAACCTGCTGTCTTCGG CCCGGTCAAGAACTGGAACCAGACAACACTGAGCCAGGTGGAccgcttcctcttcttcctgcctAACAACAGACTGCAGGAGATCTCCCTG GCGCTGATGACTGTGGGCCGTATAGAGAAGTTGTTTATTAGCCAGCGACGGTGGGAGCGTGGGGATGTGGGGATCCACTGCTCGGacgagagcgagaggaggaggatttttgagaagcagcagtttgttcttcagtttttcCTGGGCTTCCTCAAAATACATCCCACATCAC CAACTCCGATGATTCCCACCTGTGAGATTCTACATACAACAGCTCCCTCAGCCTGGACCTCCAGCAGTCTGACAAGCATGTCCTCATCCGCCTTCACCAACTGTCTCGAGCTGATGGGTCGTGACCCGTTCTTCGCTTCCTACCAACGCAGCCAGGTGCTCAGCAGAGTCAAACAG ATATATGGTCCTGTCTCGTCCTTCTCCCAGTCTGTGATCTCTCAGCTGGGTGGAATAGCCACACAGCTGTCACTAGAGGAGCTGAGCAGCCTCCGACTGACTGAGCGGAGGAGTGTTGCTGCTCTGGGTTCTGTGAGTTCCTGGAGCAACAGACAG ctGGCCGCCCTGTTCACCACCATATTAAACTCCACCAAGCTGAGTGTGAGCCAGTTCGACTCCAGCATGCTGGAGGCGATGGGACACATCGTCTGTGGAGCTAAAACCACGGAGATTCGTTTGTTCAATGCCGTAGAGTTCAG TAAGGCGGTGCTCTGGCTGGGTCAGCTGAGGCTGTCCTgctcagaggagcagctgctggtgcttGTTGAACTTCTGACCCACAGTCTTGCTTTTGGACCCATAAGTTCATGGGGAACTGATGTTTTCATTGAGATCGGAGTTCTGGCAG CTGGTCTCCCAGACATGGCTATGTCCGCCTTGGTTAAAGCACAAATTGAAGGAATCACACCTGAGGCTATCTCAATGATACCACCTGATAAATTTGCC GTGGTGTTTCACCAGAGACAGAT